A single region of the Montipora capricornis isolate CH-2021 chromosome 13, ASM3666992v2, whole genome shotgun sequence genome encodes:
- the LOC138029915 gene encoding FUN14 domain-containing protein 1-like produces the protein MSHSEPEDETDGFEIIETIRSRNLAEQLLSMDFGGRPPMQQIAIGGMTGWFAGYVCQRVGKLTLSAIGGSILVMQIAYRAGYIKVNWRRMENDMNKITKGVKKQVKKIQRNDEVEKGILALANKGYKYARRNVAAASGFVGGFVLGLAL, from the exons ATGTCGCATA GCGAACCGGAAGACGAAACTGACGGTTTTGAAATCATAGAGACTATAAGATCAAGAAATTTAGCTGAGCAACTGCTAAGCATGGATTTTGGAGGAAGGCCGCCAATGCAACAAATCGCTATTGGAGGAATGACAGGGTG GTTTGCTGGGTATGTATGCCAAAGAGTTGGCAAACTCACTCTCTCGGCCATTGGAGGAAGCATTCTTGTGATGCAG ATAGCTTATAGAGCAGGCTACATAAAAGTCAACTGGCGAAGGATGGAAAATGACATGAATAAGATCACTAAGGGGGTTAAAAAGCAAGTGAAGAAGATACAACGAAATGATGAGGTAGAAAAGGGAATACTTGCACTTGCAAACAAG GGTTACAAATATGCCAGGCGTAATGTGGCAGCAGCCTCTGGATTTGTTGGTGGATTTGTTCTTGGTTTAGCACTCTGA
- the LOC138029914 gene encoding uncharacterized protein, which produces MQMQEWDVPLPCAAKEIGDIHVQGINLDKIYIRTPGKSTAKSNFSPTPTGDRHDRSTLEAQGRSEAARPRWRPSPESWLAVSCENLAVCPCLKVRRGHHQTCAIEMPRGKRLPCQKEACAIQKCLQEHNYQEDRCQQVIEAMKKCCKRESAINTELCLGVK; this is translated from the exons ATGCAAATGCAGGAATGGGACGTCCCTTTACCATGTGCGGCAAAGGAAATAGGAGATATCCACGTGCAGG GGATAAATCTTGACAAGATATACATACGAACACCAGGAAAGAGTACTGCTAAAAGTAACTTTTCACCCACCCCAACAGGGGACAGACATGACCGCTCTACCCTTGAGGCCCAGGGACGCAGTGAAGCCGCTCGGCCAAGATGGCGACCATCTCCCGAGAGTTGGCTGGCGGTTTCGTGCGAAAATCTAGCGGTTTGTCCATGCTTGAAAGTTAGGAGAGGTCATCACCAGACTTGCGCCATTGAAATGCCCCGCGGTAAAAGGCTTCCTTGTCAGAAGGAAGCTTGTGCTATCCAAAAGTGTCTTCAAG AACATAACTACCAAGAAGACAGATGTCAACAGGTGATTGAAGCCATGAAGAAATGCTGCAAAAGAGAGTCTGCGATAAACACTGAACTTTGCTTGGGTGTTAAATAA
- the LOC138029633 gene encoding large ribosomal subunit protein uL2-like produces MGRVIRSQRKGAGSVFKSHSKHRKGAAKLRALDYAERNGYLKGVVKEIIHDPGRGAPLAIVSFRDPYRYKRRKELFIATEGMYTGQFIFCGKKAALQIGNCLPIGTMPEGTIVCNVEEKSGDRGKLARTSGNYATVVSHNSETKRTRVKLPSGVKKVYPSANRAMIGIVAGGGRIDKPMLKAGRAYHKYKAKRNCWPHVRGVAMNPVEHPHGGGNHQHIGTPSTVRRDTSAGRKVGLIAARRTGRIRGGKKNIRGDKETD; encoded by the exons ATGGGTCGTGTAATCAGGAGCCAGCGTAAGGGTGCTGGGAGCGTttttaagtctcactccaaACACAGAAAGGGGGCTGCTAAACTTCGGGCACTGGACTATGCAGAACGTAATGGTTACTTAAAGGGTGTTGTCAAGGAGATCATTCATGACCCTGGACGTGGTGCACCTTTGGCTATCGTCAGCTTCCGGGATCCTTACAGATACAAGCGCAGGAAGGAACTTTTTATTGCCACTGAAGGCATGTACACAGGACAGTTTATTTTCTGTGGAAAGAAAG CTGCTCTTCAAATTGGCAACTGCTTACCCATTGGTACCATGCCAGAGGGTACCATAGTCTGCAATGTAGAGGAAAAGTCAGGTGACAGAGGCAAGCTTGCTCGTACGTCAGGAAACTATGCCACAGTTGTATCACACAATTCAGAAACAAAGAGAACACGTGTGAAGCTGCCCTCTGGAGTGAAAAAAGTTTATCCATCTGCAAATCGTGCCATGATTGGAATTGTTGCTGGTGGTGGTCGTATTGACAAGCCGATGCTGAAGGCTGGACGTGCCTACCATAAGTACAAGGCCAAGAGGAATTGCTGGCCACATGTTCGTGGTGTTGCTATGAAT CCTGTTGAGCATCCTCATGGTGGTGGTAACCATCAGCATATCGGTACCCCTTCAACTGTCCGCCGAGACACATCTGCTGGACGAAAGGTTGGTCTGATTGCTGCACGACGTACTGGTCGAATCAGAGGAGGAAAGAAGAACATCAGGGGAGATAAAGAAACAGATTAA